The sequence TCGCAGATCTCGGTCGATGTAGAGGAGGTCGGCACCGTAATCGAGGCCGGCGACGGCATCGCCCGAATCAAGGGTTTGCCGAGCTGCATGGCCGCCGAGATGCTCGAATTTCCCAACAGCGTTTTCGGCATGGCGCTCAACCTCGAAATCGATCAGATCGGAGCGGTCATCCTGGGCGACTTTGAAAAAATCGAACAGGGCGACCAGGTGAAACGGACCGGCAGAATCCTGCAGGTGCCCGTCGGGCCCGAGTTGGTCGGACGCGTTGTCAACGGCATCGGCCTGCCCGTCGATGGAAAAGGCCCGCTCAACGCGAAGAAGTACCGCCCCGTCGAGGGCGGCTCTCCCAACGTCGTGCAGCGCCAACCGGTCAAG is a genomic window of Candidatus Abyssobacteria bacterium SURF_5 containing:
- a CDS encoding F0F1 ATP synthase subunit alpha (produces ATP from ADP in the presence of a proton gradient across the membrane; the alpha chain is a catalytic subunit), yielding MKLDPSEISEILRRHIKESQISVDVEEVGTVIEAGDGIARIKGLPSCMAAEMLEFPNSVFGMALNLEIDQIGAVILGDFEKIEQGDQVKRTGRILQVPVGPELVGRVVNGIGLPVDGKGPLNAKKYRPVEGGSPNVVQRQPVKEPLQSGLKCIDSMIPIGRGQRELIIGDRQTGKTALAVDTIINQRGGDVYCIYVAIGQKQ